In Pseudomonas fluorescens NCIMB 11764, a single window of DNA contains:
- a CDS encoding L-lactate permease: MLALFHLSPVLLVTAMLVVLRRPPVHAAIAGTLLVVVLWLAGVAEAWQPSSMMAAVQDTAVLFASTAFVIVPGLAFVIFIERLGVNLALSQWVRSLGLRRGDQVAFIVLGLAPLLEAMTGFGVSLIATVPLLLSLFERRVALRIALAGMAIMPWGTLGLASVIGASLAHLDAAALASTSALTSAPVFFALSAIALFLAGVREWREWRALGVFWLLFVGVLYSASRWLGPEVAGVAAGLVTAVAVLSAGLWRLRRSDSERGSVQWPRQAWPYLLLIVYIVALKMVWTITSWQDSWIVQGAQVTWKPLASPGLALVLVLIGLGFYTRNTPRQTASDISVPAALAARARRPLLTIFFFLAMSQMMVKAGFLAGLMQLLAGLSPTAATSLVALFGALSGYMTGSNVGGNAIFMPAIAMLPEPSRLLLAAVQNSAAGHAALGSLSIVMLILGLAKTQATEEGELVRFGFALVCLNTALVALGAGLLSGWFG; encoded by the coding sequence ATGCTCGCACTGTTTCATCTTTCCCCTGTCCTGTTGGTGACAGCCATGCTCGTCGTGCTGCGCCGGCCGCCCGTTCATGCCGCCATCGCCGGCACTCTACTCGTCGTGGTGCTCTGGCTCGCCGGCGTTGCCGAAGCGTGGCAGCCGAGCAGTATGATGGCTGCCGTTCAAGATACCGCTGTGCTGTTTGCCAGCACGGCCTTCGTGATCGTGCCGGGTCTGGCCTTCGTGATTTTTATCGAGCGCCTGGGCGTCAACCTGGCGCTGAGCCAATGGGTGCGGTCACTGGGTTTGCGACGCGGCGATCAAGTGGCGTTCATCGTCCTCGGGCTGGCACCGTTACTGGAAGCGATGACCGGCTTCGGCGTGTCATTGATCGCAACGGTGCCCCTGTTGCTCAGCCTCTTCGAGCGCCGGGTCGCGCTGCGCATAGCGCTCGCCGGCATGGCAATCATGCCGTGGGGAACGCTGGGCCTGGCTTCGGTCATTGGTGCCTCGCTGGCTCACCTGGACGCCGCCGCGCTGGCGTCGACCTCGGCACTCACCAGCGCACCGGTTTTTTTCGCCCTCAGTGCGATAGCGCTCTTTCTGGCAGGCGTTCGTGAGTGGCGGGAGTGGAGGGCGCTGGGCGTTTTCTGGCTGCTGTTTGTAGGTGTGCTTTACAGTGCCAGTCGGTGGTTGGGGCCGGAAGTGGCCGGTGTTGCCGCGGGCCTGGTGACGGCCGTTGCCGTTCTATCGGCCGGGCTTTGGCGCTTGCGTCGCAGCGATAGTGAGCGCGGTTCAGTGCAATGGCCGCGTCAGGCCTGGCCGTATCTGTTGCTGATTGTCTACATCGTCGCGTTGAAGATGGTGTGGACGATCACCTCTTGGCAGGACAGCTGGATCGTACAAGGTGCCCAAGTCACCTGGAAGCCACTGGCATCCCCCGGCCTGGCGTTGGTTCTGGTGCTGATCGGGTTAGGTTTTTACACGCGCAACACACCACGCCAGACAGCGTCCGACATCAGTGTGCCTGCTGCCTTGGCGGCGCGTGCGAGGCGGCCATTGCTGACCATTTTTTTCTTTCTCGCGATGTCGCAGATGATGGTGAAGGCCGGCTTTCTCGCGGGCTTGATGCAACTGCTGGCGGGCTTGTCGCCCACCGCCGCGACGTCGCTGGTGGCCCTCTTTGGTGCGTTGTCAGGCTACATGACGGGGTCGAACGTGGGCGGCAACGCGATCTTCATGCCGGCCATCGCGATGTTGCCCGAACCCTCTCGGCTGTTGCTGGCAGCGGTACAGAACAGCGCGGCAGGGCATGCCGCACTGGGCTCGCTGTCGATCGTCATGCTGATCCTGGGTCTTGCCAAAACCCAGGCCACGGAAGAGGGCGAACTGGTAAGGTTTGGCTTCGCGCTGGTCTGCCTCAATACGGCATTGGTCGCGTTGGGCGCAGGGTTGCTGAGCGGGTGGTTTGGATAG
- a CDS encoding Lrp/AsnC family transcriptional regulator — MAKIDAASAPLDKFDRAILDLVQRDNTTPLRLMAEQVNLSTAAVQRRIKRMEERGVITGNVAIVDPTAVGRPITIIVEVMAERTSIEALEAMKAHFAVPEVQQCYYVTGEVDFVLVLTVASMQEYQALARRLFAENANVTWFKTIVALDRVKVGLEVPSVPG; from the coding sequence ATGGCAAAAATCGACGCAGCCTCTGCACCACTGGACAAATTCGACCGTGCCATCCTGGACCTCGTCCAGCGCGACAACACCACACCGCTGCGCCTGATGGCCGAGCAGGTCAATCTCTCCACGGCTGCCGTGCAGCGCCGCATCAAGCGGATGGAAGAAAGGGGTGTCATCACGGGCAATGTCGCCATCGTCGATCCCACCGCCGTAGGACGGCCGATCACGATCATTGTGGAGGTGATGGCCGAGCGCACGAGCATCGAGGCACTGGAGGCGATGAAGGCACACTTCGCGGTGCCCGAAGTTCAGCAGTGCTACTACGTCACCGGCGAAGTGGATTTCGTCCTGGTGTTAACCGTTGCCAGCATGCAGGAATACCAGGCGTTGGCGCGGCGATTGTTTGCCGAGAATGCCAACGTGACCTGGTTCAAGACCATCGTGGCGCTGGACCGTGTGAAAGTCGGGCTTGAGGTACCCAGCGTGCCGGGGTAA
- a CDS encoding MFS transporter: MTTSNPSGRSRASAIFRVTSGNFLEQFDFFLFGFYATQIAAVFFPASSEFASLMMTFAVFGAGFLMRPLGAVVLGAYIDDVGRRKGLIVTLSIMASGTILIVLVPGYETIGLFAPALVLIGRLLQGFSAGAEMGGVSVYLSEIATPGNKGFFTSWQSASQQVAIIVAAALGYGLNQWMAPAMIADWGWRIPFFLGCMIVPFIFFLRRNLEETKEFEARKHRPSMGDVFRTLAQNWVIVFAGMMMVALTTTAFYLITVYAPTFGKTVLHLSTSDALLVTLLVGVSNFFWLPIGGALSDRIGRRPVLIAMALLTLATAYPALTYLVNAPSFVNMLLVLLWLSFIYGLYNGAMIAALTEIMPVEVRVAGFSLAYSLATAVFGGFTPAMSTFLIQYTGDKAAPGYWMSFAALCALCATLYLYRRSTYRLQSAMS, from the coding sequence ATGACAACATCAAACCCTTCCGGGCGTTCACGCGCCAGTGCGATTTTTCGAGTTACCTCGGGTAACTTCCTCGAACAGTTCGATTTCTTCCTTTTCGGCTTTTACGCTACGCAGATTGCGGCTGTGTTCTTCCCGGCCAGCAGTGAGTTTGCCTCCCTGATGATGACCTTCGCGGTGTTTGGCGCGGGTTTCCTGATGCGTCCGTTGGGTGCGGTGGTACTCGGTGCTTACATCGACGATGTGGGTCGGCGCAAAGGCTTGATCGTGACGCTGTCGATTATGGCCAGCGGCACGATTCTCATTGTGTTGGTGCCCGGTTACGAAACCATCGGGTTATTTGCACCCGCCCTCGTGCTGATCGGTCGCTTGCTGCAAGGCTTCTCGGCCGGTGCGGAAATGGGGGGTGTCTCGGTGTACCTCTCGGAGATCGCCACTCCGGGCAACAAAGGCTTCTTCACCAGTTGGCAGTCGGCCAGCCAGCAAGTGGCGATTATCGTCGCGGCGGCTTTGGGCTACGGGTTGAATCAGTGGATGGCGCCCGCAATGATTGCCGATTGGGGCTGGCGGATTCCGTTTTTCCTCGGTTGCATGATCGTGCCGTTCATTTTTTTCCTGCGCCGTAACCTCGAAGAAACCAAGGAGTTCGAAGCGCGCAAGCATCGGCCGAGTATGGGCGATGTGTTCCGCACTCTGGCGCAGAACTGGGTCATCGTGTTCGCCGGGATGATGATGGTCGCCCTCACCACCACGGCTTTTTACCTGATCACCGTGTACGCGCCAACCTTCGGCAAAACCGTGCTGCACCTGAGTACGTCCGATGCGTTATTGGTGACCTTGCTGGTTGGTGTTTCGAACTTCTTCTGGTTACCCATTGGCGGCGCGTTGTCTGACCGCATCGGTCGGCGTCCAGTGCTGATCGCCATGGCACTGTTAACCCTCGCCACTGCGTATCCAGCGCTGACTTACCTGGTCAACGCGCCCAGCTTCGTCAACATGCTGTTGGTCTTGCTGTGGTTGTCGTTCATTTACGGTTTGTACAACGGCGCGATGATTGCCGCGCTCACGGAAATCATGCCGGTCGAAGTTCGGGTCGCCGGTTTCTCCTTGGCTTATAGCCTGGCTACGGCGGTGTTTGGCGGCTTCACCCCGGCGATGTCGACTTTCCTGATTCAGTACACCGGCGACAAGGCCGCCCCCGGTTACTGGATGAGTTTCGCCGCGCTCTGCGCCCTGTGCGCCACGTTATATCTCTATCGCCGCTCCACTTACCGCCTCCAATCAGCGATGTCTTGA
- a CDS encoding substrate-binding domain-containing protein — translation MKKLFNVAAFALLTSLSLSTLVQAEEIRVMTSGGFTAAYKILGPKFAASTGHTLDTALGPSMGKAPEAIPNRLSRGEKADVVIMVGYALDDLIKQGKVDPASRVELADSRIGLVVREGATKPDISSVDGLKKTLLDAKSIAYSDSASGVYIENQLFKRLGIEDQLKPKSKMISKIPVGSVVAAGDYQLGFQQVSELLPVPGVSFVAKIPESVQSVTRFAAGIPVGAQHPAEAKALLEYLASSTAQPDVKATGLDSVSR, via the coding sequence ATGAAAAAACTATTCAATGTTGCCGCCTTCGCCTTGTTGACCAGCCTCAGTCTGAGCACCCTGGTCCAAGCGGAAGAAATCCGCGTGATGACCTCCGGTGGTTTCACCGCGGCCTACAAAATCCTCGGCCCTAAATTTGCCGCGTCTACCGGCCACACGCTCGACACCGCCCTTGGCCCGTCGATGGGCAAAGCGCCGGAAGCTATTCCCAACCGTCTTTCTCGCGGAGAAAAAGCTGATGTAGTGATCATGGTCGGCTACGCCCTCGATGACCTGATCAAGCAAGGCAAAGTTGATCCCGCTTCACGGGTTGAACTGGCCGATTCCCGAATCGGGCTCGTAGTGCGCGAGGGCGCGACGAAGCCGGACATCAGCTCCGTTGACGGACTGAAGAAGACCTTGCTCGACGCGAAGTCCATCGCCTATTCCGATAGCGCCAGCGGCGTGTACATCGAGAATCAGTTGTTCAAGCGCCTGGGCATTGAAGACCAACTCAAACCCAAATCGAAGATGATCTCGAAAATCCCCGTGGGCTCGGTGGTTGCCGCTGGCGACTACCAACTGGGCTTCCAGCAGGTCAGCGAATTGCTGCCCGTGCCGGGCGTAAGTTTTGTGGCAAAGATTCCAGAGTCGGTGCAATCGGTAACGCGTTTCGCTGCCGGCATTCCAGTGGGTGCGCAACACCCGGCTGAAGCCAAGGCGCTGCTGGAGTATTTGGCTTCCTCGACCGCTCAACCGGATGTAAAGGCCACCGGGCTGGATTCGGTCAGTCGCTGA
- a CDS encoding LysR family transcriptional regulator: protein MAINFDLNDLQAFRAVVEQGSFRKAADTVRISQPALSRRIEKLEDALGVRLFERTTRKVSLTQAGRGFMPSVERLLDDLDVALLGISEVASTRLGHVTVACVPSAAYYFMPRVIAHYHRQFPRIKVKVLDSSAHDVLSAVVNGEADFGLSFMGTLETEVEFEPLVQEGYVLACRRDHPLAGRTSVTWDEFYQQDYISLDKTSGNRFLLDQALTGIVPHRQSICETRHVTTMIGLVEAGLGVAAVPMMAMPAADHPILTRVPLTDPQVMRSVGLIKRRGRTLTPAALELERLVVEMKVQVSD from the coding sequence ATGGCCATAAACTTCGACCTCAACGACCTGCAAGCTTTTCGCGCCGTGGTCGAGCAGGGCAGTTTTCGCAAAGCCGCCGACACCGTGCGTATCTCTCAGCCTGCGCTGAGCCGGCGTATCGAAAAACTTGAAGACGCCCTCGGCGTACGATTGTTCGAACGCACTACACGTAAGGTCAGCTTGACTCAGGCCGGGCGCGGTTTCATGCCCAGCGTCGAGCGCTTGCTGGACGATCTGGACGTGGCGCTGCTGGGAATCAGCGAAGTCGCCTCGACCCGGCTCGGCCATGTCACGGTGGCCTGCGTGCCCTCGGCGGCGTATTACTTCATGCCGCGCGTGATCGCCCATTACCACCGGCAGTTCCCGAGGATCAAAGTAAAAGTGCTCGACTCTAGCGCCCACGACGTACTCAGCGCCGTCGTCAATGGCGAAGCCGATTTCGGTCTGAGCTTCATGGGTACGCTGGAGACTGAAGTCGAGTTCGAGCCATTGGTGCAGGAAGGTTATGTGCTGGCCTGTCGGCGCGATCATCCGTTGGCGGGTCGAACCAGCGTGACCTGGGATGAGTTCTATCAGCAGGATTACATCTCGCTGGACAAGACCTCGGGCAATCGCTTTTTGCTGGATCAGGCGCTGACCGGAATCGTGCCGCACCGGCAGAGCATCTGTGAAACCCGGCATGTGACGACGATGATCGGCTTGGTGGAAGCGGGGTTGGGGGTGGCGGCGGTGCCGATGATGGCGATGCCGGCAGCTGATCACCCGATTCTGACGCGGGTGCCGCTGACCGACCCGCAGGTGATGCGCAGTGTCGGCCTGATCAAGCGCCGGGGTCGCACGTTGACCCCGGCTGCGTTGGAACTGGAACGGCTGGTGGTGGAAATGAAAGTTCAGGTCAGCGACTGA
- a CDS encoding LysR family transcriptional regulator has protein sequence MELRQLRYFVKIIELGSLGRAALELDVGVSALSQQISKLESELCTRLLNRTSTGVTPTSAGFAFLHHAQLTLRQAENAIMAAHRGRMSGYVSVGLPPTTATVLALPLINAMRARYPDIQLHLVEMLSGHLAAQLNARQIDLAILFQLEGGKRWSVTPLLDEKLFVIASPSLPQAPSGDSVQLADLGGLPLVMPSVQHGLRSTLTSAFERVGLTPNVIMEVDGLAVLMNAVRAGHAATIQPGAAAALKDGSGLSLIRIADPHVGRRNLLATLADDELSSAALATRLVIVDVARQLVVDKQWPGATWIEGVDA, from the coding sequence TTGGAATTGAGACAACTGCGCTATTTCGTAAAAATCATCGAGCTGGGCAGCCTGGGGCGTGCGGCACTTGAACTGGACGTTGGTGTGTCAGCCCTCAGTCAGCAAATCTCCAAGCTGGAAAGCGAACTGTGCACCCGCCTCCTGAATCGAACCTCCACCGGCGTGACGCCCACTAGCGCCGGATTTGCGTTTTTACACCATGCCCAATTGACGCTACGCCAGGCGGAAAACGCAATCATGGCCGCCCATCGCGGGCGAATGAGCGGTTATGTCAGCGTCGGCTTACCGCCGACTACCGCAACGGTGCTCGCGTTGCCGTTGATCAACGCAATGCGTGCGCGTTATCCGGACATACAACTGCATTTGGTGGAAATGCTTTCCGGCCACTTGGCGGCGCAGCTCAACGCACGGCAAATTGATCTGGCCATCCTCTTCCAGCTCGAAGGGGGGAAACGCTGGAGCGTGACTCCGCTGCTGGATGAAAAGCTGTTTGTCATTGCCTCGCCCAGCCTGCCTCAAGCGCCGTCTGGCGACAGCGTGCAGTTAGCCGACCTCGGCGGCCTGCCGCTGGTGATGCCCAGCGTGCAGCATGGGTTGCGTTCAACATTGACCAGCGCGTTCGAGCGGGTCGGGCTAACGCCCAATGTCATTATGGAGGTCGACGGCCTCGCTGTTTTGATGAACGCCGTTCGGGCCGGTCATGCGGCAACGATACAACCGGGGGCCGCCGCTGCATTGAAAGACGGGTCCGGACTTTCACTGATCAGGATTGCCGATCCCCATGTGGGCCGGCGTAATCTTCTGGCGACGCTGGCTGACGACGAACTCTCTTCGGCGGCGCTGGCAACGCGGTTGGTCATTGTCGATGTGGCGCGACAGCTGGTCGTCGACAAACAGTGGCCAGGAGCGACATGGATAGAAGGTGTAGACGCGTAA
- the tcuA gene encoding FAD-dependent tricarballylate dehydrogenase TcuA, with amino-acid sequence MIDVLIIGGGNAALCAALMAREAGASVMLLEASAKIWRGGNSQHTRNLRCMHDEPQDVLIDAYPEEEYWQDLLKVTGGLTDEKLARIAIRASSSCRDWMRSHGVHFQPPLSGALHVARTNAFFMGGGKALVNAYFRSAERLGVKVRYNTQVTDIELDGGKFVAAHVGEHEVDGQHFAAERIEARACVLAAGGFESNREWLREAWGQNERGEWPSDNFLIRGTRFNTGILLRRMLDLGADVIGDPTQAHMVAIDARAPLYDGGICTRIDCVSLGVVVNRDGERFYDEGEDFWPKRYAIWGRLVAGQPGQQAYSIIDQQAIGRFMPPVFPGTTANTLQDLARQLQLPQEKFVKTVEDYNNACRVGTFDHTALDDCHTQGLTPAKTHWARPLVKPPFYAYPLKPGVTFTYLGLATDETAAVHFNGKASPNLFVAGEMMAGNVLGKGYTAGIGMAIGTAFGRIAGVQAAASVGFGVSSANSESRHATV; translated from the coding sequence ATGATCGATGTCTTAATCATAGGGGGTGGCAACGCTGCCTTGTGCGCCGCTCTGATGGCGCGAGAAGCGGGCGCCAGCGTGATGCTGCTGGAAGCCTCTGCGAAAATCTGGCGCGGTGGCAACTCCCAACACACCCGTAACCTGCGGTGCATGCACGACGAACCGCAGGATGTGCTGATCGATGCCTATCCGGAAGAAGAATACTGGCAAGACCTGTTGAAGGTTACCGGTGGCCTCACGGATGAAAAGCTTGCACGCATTGCCATTCGGGCATCGTCTTCTTGCCGCGACTGGATGCGTTCGCACGGCGTGCATTTTCAGCCACCGCTGTCCGGCGCGCTGCACGTGGCGAGAACCAATGCATTTTTTATGGGCGGCGGCAAAGCGCTGGTCAATGCGTATTTCCGCAGCGCCGAGCGCCTGGGTGTAAAAGTTCGCTACAACACGCAAGTGACCGACATCGAGCTGGATGGGGGGAAATTCGTCGCCGCCCACGTGGGCGAACATGAGGTCGACGGTCAGCATTTCGCCGCGGAACGCATTGAAGCCCGAGCCTGCGTATTGGCGGCCGGCGGCTTCGAATCCAATCGTGAATGGCTGCGCGAAGCCTGGGGTCAGAACGAGCGCGGTGAATGGCCATCGGACAATTTCCTGATCCGGGGCACCCGATTCAACACCGGCATTTTGCTACGGCGCATGCTCGACCTTGGCGCAGATGTGATCGGCGATCCGACGCAAGCACACATGGTCGCGATTGATGCCCGCGCGCCACTCTACGACGGCGGCATCTGCACCCGTATCGACTGCGTATCGCTGGGTGTGGTGGTCAATCGTGATGGCGAACGCTTCTACGACGAAGGTGAAGATTTCTGGCCAAAGCGTTATGCGATCTGGGGGCGTCTGGTGGCCGGACAACCCGGTCAGCAGGCGTATTCGATCATCGATCAACAAGCCATCGGCCGCTTCATGCCGCCGGTCTTTCCCGGAACCACCGCCAATACCCTGCAAGACCTTGCCCGTCAGTTGCAGCTGCCTCAAGAAAAATTCGTCAAGACTGTCGAGGACTACAACAACGCCTGCCGCGTTGGCACGTTCGACCACACGGCATTGGACGACTGCCACACCCAAGGACTGACGCCCGCCAAAACCCATTGGGCGCGGCCATTGGTGAAACCACCCTTCTACGCCTACCCGCTTAAACCGGGTGTCACGTTCACCTACCTCGGCCTCGCCACCGACGAAACCGCTGCCGTGCATTTCAACGGCAAAGCGAGCCCCAACCTGTTCGTCGCGGGAGAAATGATGGCCGGCAATGTTCTGGGCAAGGGCTACACCGCCGGCATCGGCATGGCCATCGGTACCGCGTTTGGCCGTATCGCCGGTGTGCAGGCGGCTGCTTCGGTGGGCTTTGGCGTTTCATCTGCAAACTCGGAGTCTCGACATGCAACTGTTTGA
- the tcuB gene encoding tricarballylate utilization 4Fe-4S protein TcuB, protein MQLFDPQASGGLIPVLNLDESEVQRQMTICNACRYCEGFCAVFPAMTRRLEFTQADIHYLANLCHNCGACLHACQYAAPHEFDVNIPKAMAKVRLDTYAEYAWPPVMGRLYQRNGLTLALASGGGLALFLCLTLMLMGNLFTAIPGGDFYKIFPHNTLALMFGSVFGFAVLALTLGVRRFWRNVSPVAAPLPLKASAALEATANVAKLKYLDGGHGEGCNNADDEFTLWRRRFHHLTFYGFMLCFAATGVATLFHYLLKWSAPYPIFSLPVMLGIAGGIGLLIGPAGLLWLNLRRNPAHGDENQKPMDRGFIALLFLVSASGLALLALRETSALGLMLAIHLGLVMAFFLTMPYSKFAHGIFRSAALLKHAIEKRQPNPINAGSD, encoded by the coding sequence ATGCAACTGTTTGATCCCCAAGCGTCGGGCGGGCTGATCCCGGTGTTGAATCTTGACGAAAGTGAAGTCCAGCGGCAGATGACCATCTGCAATGCCTGCCGTTATTGCGAAGGCTTTTGCGCGGTATTTCCGGCGATGACCCGGCGCCTGGAATTCACCCAGGCCGACATCCATTACCTGGCGAACTTGTGCCATAACTGCGGCGCGTGCCTGCACGCCTGTCAGTACGCCGCCCCACACGAATTCGACGTCAACATACCCAAAGCCATGGCCAAAGTGCGCCTGGATACGTATGCCGAATACGCCTGGCCGCCAGTGATGGGCAGGTTGTATCAGCGCAACGGCCTGACCCTGGCGCTGGCTTCCGGTGGGGGACTGGCCTTGTTTTTATGCCTGACCCTGATGCTCATGGGCAACCTGTTCACGGCCATTCCCGGGGGCGACTTCTACAAGATTTTCCCGCATAACACCCTGGCGCTGATGTTCGGTTCAGTGTTCGGCTTTGCGGTACTTGCCCTGACCCTGGGTGTACGGCGCTTCTGGCGCAACGTTTCACCGGTCGCAGCGCCACTGCCGTTGAAAGCGTCCGCTGCATTGGAGGCTACGGCCAACGTCGCGAAACTCAAATACCTGGACGGTGGCCATGGCGAGGGCTGCAACAATGCCGATGATGAATTCACCTTGTGGCGACGCCGATTCCACCACCTCACCTTCTACGGCTTCATGCTGTGCTTCGCCGCCACCGGTGTCGCCACGCTCTTTCACTATCTGCTGAAGTGGTCGGCGCCTTATCCGATCTTCAGCTTGCCGGTGATGTTGGGTATTGCCGGTGGCATCGGCCTGCTGATCGGCCCGGCGGGTCTTCTTTGGCTGAACCTGCGTCGCAACCCTGCGCACGGCGACGAGAACCAAAAACCCATGGATCGCGGCTTCATCGCGCTGCTGTTTCTGGTCAGCGCAAGCGGCCTGGCGCTCCTGGCGTTGCGTGAAACCAGCGCCCTGGGCTTGATGTTGGCTATCCATCTCGGCCTGGTCATGGCGTTTTTCCTGACCATGCCCTACAGCAAATTCGCCCATGGAATATTCCGCAGCGCAGCGCTGCTCAAACACGCCATCGAGAAGCGTCAACCCAACCCGATCAACGCCGGCAGCGACTGA
- a CDS encoding MFS transporter produces MMKTTTATTRAKGSKLGAILRVTSGNFLEQFDFFLFGFYATYISRTFFPATSEFASLMMTFAVFGSGFLMRPLGAIVLGAYIDKVGRRKGLIVTLSIMAAGTVLIALVPGYAAIGVAAPILVLLGRLLQGFSAGAEMGGVSVYLAEISTPGHTGFYTSWQSASQQVAIVVAAALGYTINATMQAAEIADWGWRIPFFIGCVIIPFIFIIRRSLEETAAFTARSHRPTTREVFRSMRDNWRTVLAGGLLASMTTTTFYLITVYTPTFGRTVLNLSTTDSLVVTLLVGISNFIWLPIGGALSDRIGRRPLLLAISLLCIFTAYPAMHWLAEAASFERLLAVLLYFSFFFGIYNGAMVAALTEVMPQNVRVVGFSLAFSLATAVFGGFTPAISTLLVQATGDKASPAYWLMFAAVCGFTATTILYRRQKALAVRTV; encoded by the coding sequence ATGATGAAAACGACAACGGCAACAACCCGAGCCAAGGGGTCCAAATTGGGCGCCATTTTGCGGGTCACCAGCGGTAATTTTCTCGAGCAGTTCGACTTCTTTCTGTTCGGGTTCTACGCGACCTACATCTCCCGGACGTTCTTTCCAGCCACCAGCGAGTTTGCCTCGTTGATGATGACCTTCGCGGTATTCGGCTCCGGATTCCTGATGCGTCCGTTAGGCGCCATTGTGCTGGGGGCGTACATCGACAAGGTGGGCCGTCGCAAGGGGCTGATCGTGACGCTGTCGATCATGGCCGCCGGCACCGTATTGATCGCCCTGGTGCCGGGCTATGCCGCCATCGGCGTGGCGGCACCGATTCTGGTGTTGTTGGGCAGGCTGCTACAGGGCTTCTCCGCTGGCGCGGAAATGGGCGGTGTTTCCGTGTATCTGGCGGAAATTTCCACCCCCGGTCACACCGGTTTCTACACCAGTTGGCAATCGGCCAGCCAACAGGTGGCGATCGTCGTCGCGGCCGCGTTGGGCTACACGATCAATGCCACGATGCAGGCCGCTGAAATCGCCGATTGGGGCTGGCGTATTCCGTTCTTCATTGGCTGCGTGATCATCCCGTTCATTTTCATTATTCGTCGTTCACTGGAAGAAACCGCTGCCTTCACGGCTCGCAGCCATCGTCCAACAACTCGCGAAGTTTTTCGCTCGATGCGTGACAACTGGCGCACCGTACTGGCGGGCGGTTTGCTGGCGTCCATGACCACCACCACGTTCTACCTGATTACGGTCTACACACCGACGTTTGGCAGGACAGTACTGAACTTGAGCACCACCGACAGCCTAGTGGTCACATTGCTGGTCGGCATCAGCAACTTTATCTGGCTGCCTATCGGCGGCGCCCTCTCCGACCGCATTGGCCGTCGGCCACTGTTGCTGGCGATATCGTTGCTGTGCATCTTCACTGCCTATCCCGCCATGCACTGGCTGGCAGAGGCGGCGAGTTTCGAACGACTGCTCGCTGTCCTGCTGTACTTCTCATTCTTCTTTGGCATTTACAACGGCGCCATGGTCGCGGCACTGACCGAAGTCATGCCACAGAACGTGCGGGTCGTCGGGTTTTCACTGGCCTTCAGTTTGGCCACCGCGGTGTTTGGCGGTTTTACCCCGGCAATCTCGACGCTGCTTGTCCAGGCCACGGGCGACAAGGCATCACCTGCCTACTGGCTGATGTTCGCGGCGGTGTGCGGGTTCACGGCGACGACGATCCTCTATCGTCGGCAAAAAGCTTTGGCAGTCAGAACCGTTTAG
- a CDS encoding LysR family transcriptional regulator → MELVWLEDFSALAEYGSFVRAAEARHVTQPAFSRRVRSLENWMGVDLFVRTPQGATLTEAGRQILPAAQEAARRLYRMRTEAQEVAGMAAKTLQFAATHSLSFTFFPRWLRSTENGAPIEAVRLHSDSMAVCEQMLIQGQVQFLLCHRHPDVPPLLAPDQFIGKKVGEDVLVPLASVSANFGTSPETLPYLAYTHESGLGRIVAHRLHGKEDYLHLKPLFSSHLAAVLMSMALESKGVAWLPKSLTEQEMADGRLVRALDESWDIPLEIHLTRPRAPISPSAEEFWAKLGN, encoded by the coding sequence TTGGAACTCGTCTGGCTCGAAGATTTTTCAGCTCTTGCGGAATACGGCAGCTTTGTTCGTGCCGCAGAAGCGCGGCACGTTACTCAGCCGGCATTCAGTCGCAGAGTCCGTTCACTGGAGAATTGGATGGGGGTGGATTTGTTTGTGCGCACCCCTCAAGGAGCAACGCTTACCGAGGCAGGAAGGCAGATTTTGCCCGCTGCACAGGAGGCTGCCAGACGCTTGTACAGGATGCGCACAGAGGCACAGGAAGTGGCTGGGATGGCAGCCAAAACACTCCAATTCGCGGCAACTCACTCCCTGTCATTTACATTTTTCCCAAGATGGCTGAGAAGTACTGAAAACGGCGCGCCGATAGAGGCTGTACGCCTGCACTCAGATAGCATGGCTGTTTGTGAACAGATGCTGATCCAGGGCCAGGTTCAGTTCCTGCTCTGCCATCGCCACCCCGACGTTCCGCCGTTACTGGCTCCCGATCAGTTCATTGGGAAAAAGGTTGGAGAGGATGTGCTAGTGCCTTTGGCAAGCGTCTCTGCCAATTTTGGTACCTCACCTGAAACGCTGCCCTACTTGGCATACACCCACGAATCGGGTCTAGGCCGCATCGTCGCTCACCGACTTCACGGAAAGGAAGACTACCTTCACCTAAAGCCACTTTTCAGCAGCCACCTTGCAGCGGTGCTGATGTCCATGGCCTTGGAAAGCAAGGGTGTCGCATGGTTACCGAAAAGCCTGACAGAACAGGAAATGGCTGACGGTCGTCTGGTCAGGGCACTCGACGAAAGCTGGGATATTCCCCTAGAGATTCATCTCACTCGTCCCAGGGCCCCAATCAGCCCCTCTGCGGAAGAGTTCTGGGCCAAGCTGGGCAACTAG